Proteins from a single region of Bombus vancouverensis nearcticus chromosome 5, iyBomVanc1_principal, whole genome shotgun sequence:
- the LOC117158937 gene encoding uncharacterized protein LOC117158937 isoform X1, with amino-acid sequence MDHETTRSFRGLLLLLLITVVSAAPTTEELSTAVIPSNEEDTTLSTELKPPPYPQKEEHQYMVFVINIFGLKNASGETSEEMFTNEVIQHVPELTDPLTTVLLIFEVDENEEDTGVPVDLDEVADELRDEEGLNVEKMNNTGEAKLIKVKLYKNDIGNLYPFKTKLNELSKSRKKRTLCVKCGGGGYPGGGLGGGFGGGGGFGGGGGFGGGGGLGGGGGGYPGGGYNKGGCGSGGCGGGGYPGGGGGGYPGGGGGYPGGGGGGYPGGGGGGYPGGGGGYPGGGGHNGGGYGGHPNSGGGYQKIDTIPVIVIPVAGGGYPSGGGGCSTCGGGGNSYASASAKAGSSWGK; translated from the exons ATGGATCACGAAACAACTAGGAGTTTTAGGGGCTTGCTCCTACTTCTCCTTATTACAGTCGTATCGGCTGCACCAACTACAG AAGAATTATCGACTGCAGTAATACCTTCCAATGAGGAGGATACTACTTTATCGACCGAACTTAAGCCTCCTCCTTATCCGCAAAAAGAAGAACACCAGTATATGGTTttcgttataaatatttttggaTTGAAAAATGCTAGTGGTGAAACTTCTGAAGAAATGTTTACAAATGAAGTCATCCAACATGTTCCAGAGCTAACAG ATCCATTGACAACTGTACTACTAATCTTCGAGGTAGACGAAAATGAGGAAGACACTGGTGTACCAGTGGATCTGGATGAAGTTGCAGATGAATTAAGAGATGAAGAGGGTTTGAACGTTGAAAAAATGAATAATACCGGTGAAGCCAAACTTATTAAAGTGAAGctttataaaaatgatatagGAAACTTATATCCATtcaaaacaaaattaaatgaattaagcAAAAGTCGTAAGAAGAGAACATTGTGCGTCAAATGTGGGGGAGGCGGATATCCTGGTGGTGGACTTGGAGGCGGATTCGGAGGTGGTGGCGGATTTGGAGGTGGCGGAGGATTCGGAGGTGGAGGTGGATTAGGTGGTGGTGGAGGAGGATATCCTGGAGGAGGATACAACAAAGGAGGCTGCGGGTCTGGAGGATGTGGAGGAGGTGGATATCCTggtggaggaggaggtggaTATCCTGGTGGAGGTGGAGGATATCCTggtggaggaggaggtggaTATCCTGGTGGAGGTGGAGGTGGATATCCTGGTGGTGGGGGAGGATACCCTGGAGGAGGAGGACATAACGGAGGAGGTTACGGAGGTCATCCGAACAGCGGAGGAG GATATCAAAAAATAGACACTATACCCGTTATTGTTATACCGGTTGCAGGCGGTGGATATCCATCTGGCGGCGGTGGTTGCAGCACATG TGGCGGTGGTGGAAATTCATATGCTTCAGCTTCAGCGAAAGCAGGTTCCAGCTG GGGGAAATAA
- the LOC117158957 gene encoding mediator of RNA polymerase II transcription subunit 30 isoform X1, whose translation MAGQQHPFPSGFPSVQQSAMRTQFGGGQMVSGLMGPQQGSMVNPQQFGVGVGVGVGVGVGGVGANTMGMPSAQQVLAQQQQQQQSVAMQQQVQQMQQQQLQLQQQQQAAMVQQSNQASNQATTPQTPVPPTQPPPQQQQQNKEFNTASLCRFGQETVQDIVSRSLEIFQTLRVLQPPNGMAQGANLANEKKNKVQDQLRTLKLLFRRLRVIYEKCNENCQLQGMEYTHIESLIPLKEEWDMKSDEKKTSEAYRLACEESKEIMEQVVLKNRHLKEIIDHLRRIISEINTMLNMRRS comes from the exons ATGGCTGGCCAGCAACATCCATTCCCATCTGGGTTCCCTAGTGTACAACAATCTGCAATGAGAACGCAGTTTGGTGGAGGACAGATGGTATCTGGCTTAATGGGGCCACAACAAGGTA GTATGGTAAATCCACAACAATTTGGAGTTGGTGTAGGAGTCGGAGTCGGAGTTGGTGTAGGTGGAGTAGGCGCCAATACTATGGGTATGCCCAGTGCTCAACAAGTATTGgcacaacagcaacaacaacagcagtcAGTTGCAATGCAACAACAAGTACAACAGATGCAACAGCAACAATTGCAAttacaacaacagcaacaagcTGCGATGGTACAACAGAGTAATCAAGCAAGCAACCAAGCTACAACACCACAAACTCCTGTTCCACCTACGCAACCACCAcctcaacaacaacaacaaaataAAGAATTTAACACTGCTAGTTTATGCAGATTTGGTCAAGAAACTGTACAAGACATTGTTAGTCGCAGCCTGGAAATCTTCCAAACATTAAGAGTTCTTCAACCCCCAAATG GCATGGCACAAGGTGCAAATTTAGCTaatgaaaaaaagaataaagtacAAGATCAATTAAGGAcacttaaattattatttagacGTTTGAGAGTAATTTATGAAAAATGCAATGAAAACTGTCAACTTCAAGGTATGGAATATACGCATATAGAAAGTCTAATTCCTTTAAAAGAAGAATGGGATATGAAATCCGATGAGAAAAAGACTTCTGAAGCCTACAGACTTGCTTGTGAGGAAAGCAAGGAAATCATGGAA caagTGGTATTAAAAAATAGACATCTCAAGGAAATCATTGATCACTTAAGACGTATTATTTCGGAAATAAATACAATGTTAAATATGCGTCGTTCGtga
- the LOC117158937 gene encoding uncharacterized protein LOC117158937 isoform X2, producing MDHETTRSFRGLLLLLLITVVSAAPTTEELSTAVIPSNEEDTTLSTELKPPPYPQKEEHQYMVFVINIFGLKNASGETSEEMFTNEVIQHVPELTDPLTTVLLIFEVDENEEDTGVPVDLDEVADELRDEEGLNVEKMNNTGEAKLIKVKLYKNDIGNLYPFKTKLNELSKSRKKRTLCVKCGGGGYPGGGLGGGFGGGGGFGGGGGFGGGGGLGGGGGGYPGGGYNKGGCGSGGCGGGGYPGGGGGGYPGGGGGYPGGGGGGYPGGGGGGYPGGGGGYPGGGGHNGGGYGGHPNSGGGGGYPSGGGGCSTCGGGGNSYASASAKAGSSWGK from the exons ATGGATCACGAAACAACTAGGAGTTTTAGGGGCTTGCTCCTACTTCTCCTTATTACAGTCGTATCGGCTGCACCAACTACAG AAGAATTATCGACTGCAGTAATACCTTCCAATGAGGAGGATACTACTTTATCGACCGAACTTAAGCCTCCTCCTTATCCGCAAAAAGAAGAACACCAGTATATGGTTttcgttataaatatttttggaTTGAAAAATGCTAGTGGTGAAACTTCTGAAGAAATGTTTACAAATGAAGTCATCCAACATGTTCCAGAGCTAACAG ATCCATTGACAACTGTACTACTAATCTTCGAGGTAGACGAAAATGAGGAAGACACTGGTGTACCAGTGGATCTGGATGAAGTTGCAGATGAATTAAGAGATGAAGAGGGTTTGAACGTTGAAAAAATGAATAATACCGGTGAAGCCAAACTTATTAAAGTGAAGctttataaaaatgatatagGAAACTTATATCCATtcaaaacaaaattaaatgaattaagcAAAAGTCGTAAGAAGAGAACATTGTGCGTCAAATGTGGGGGAGGCGGATATCCTGGTGGTGGACTTGGAGGCGGATTCGGAGGTGGTGGCGGATTTGGAGGTGGCGGAGGATTCGGAGGTGGAGGTGGATTAGGTGGTGGTGGAGGAGGATATCCTGGAGGAGGATACAACAAAGGAGGCTGCGGGTCTGGAGGATGTGGAGGAGGTGGATATCCTggtggaggaggaggtggaTATCCTGGTGGAGGTGGAGGATATCCTggtggaggaggaggtggaTATCCTGGTGGAGGTGGAGGTGGATATCCTGGTGGTGGGGGAGGATACCCTGGAGGAGGAGGACATAACGGAGGAGGTTACGGAGGTCATCCGAACAGCGGAGGAG GCGGTGGATATCCATCTGGCGGCGGTGGTTGCAGCACATG TGGCGGTGGTGGAAATTCATATGCTTCAGCTTCAGCGAAAGCAGGTTCCAGCTG GGGGAAATAA
- the LOC117158973 gene encoding uncharacterized protein LOC117158973, producing the protein MSKQEISASRIQDQNINENFDSEVIKSERSNRKINHTTCVGNCNEKKQKFLSESKHICPYESKELCLIFSLSKIAKVQVANLNQPSTHHSLKSNIFDSVSKDARNSKINEEIKEEGQFRLNFVNRNEDKYFQNSSEKQMKSSNVHCRAIHDVYIPEVKQNLPAFACVFGNNTFILSSERFLQDRRTYLDIKIEENTFKNIKFAPKMSKTNGFDVVSALLILNRINNNYRIEMHKNIPNEGKVDQSEESR; encoded by the exons ATGTCCAAACAGGAGATAAG TGCTTCGAGGATACAAGATCAAAACATAAATGAAAACTTCGACTCCGAGGTAATCAAAAGTGAACGCTCAAATAGGAAAATAAACCACACTACTTGTGTCGGAAATTGTAATGaaaaaaaacagaaattttTAAGTGAAAGCAAGCACATATGCCCTTATGAAAGTAAGGAATTGTGCTTAATATTCTCTTTGTCGAAAATTGCTAAAGTTCAAGTGGCTAATTTAAATCAGCCTTCGACGCATCACAgtttaaaatcaaatatttttgacagTGTGTCAAAAGATGCcagaaattcaaaaataaacgaagaaataaaggAGGAAGGGCAGTTCAGGCTCAATTTCGTAAATCGAAACGAGGACAAATATTTCCAGAATTCTTCGGAGAAACAGATGAAATCATCGAACGTTCATTGTCGAGCAATTCATGATGTTTATATACCAGAAGTGAAGCAGAATTTACCAGCTTTTGCTTGTGTATTTGGAAATAATACGTTCATTTTGTCGAGTGAAAGATTTCTTCAAGATCGACGAACATATTTGGATATAAAGATTGAggaaaatacatttaaaaatataaaatttgctCCGAAAATGTCCAAAACCAATGGATTTGACGTGGTATCTGCTCTGCTTATTTTAAATcgcattaataataattacaggATAGAAATGCACAAAAATATCCCTAATGAAGGAAAAGTCGATCAGTCAGAAGAAAGCCGATAA
- the LOC117158968 gene encoding uncharacterized protein LOC117158968, translating into MQAAEMMRGTRTVYNLVFLISLSIAYVHSYPLQVLPVIPGYIPVYIRHGDQPLEEINPALAEAFHEGPSLSKKTDLDNTSDFPAIILEEGEINKYNDHPVKIRQMSSLFNPKDEKNSKLTEGDVKRHREKHVKKIIASKPVVKVNPLTEEEKADLENLRTDIGEGITNLDNIHDSNLHLLTSTLDKSNQETNERISSGTKLNDRIITDDSSSISKDLAQHLTEESHPTTQLTINDKPPVKEQPLSNVSSNVQKTTHSSKTLPTPEEGRTENRSRKFEVKMII; encoded by the exons ATGCAGGCTGCTGAGATGATGCGTGGTACCAGGACCGTCTACAATCTTGTGTTTCTAATATCTCTCTCGATTGCTTATGTCC ATTCCTATCCACTCCAAGTATTACCTGTCATCCCAGGCTATATTCCGGTTTATATACGGCATGGTGATCAACCATTGGAGGAAATAAATCCTGCCTTAGCCGAGGCATTTCACGAAGGACCAAGCTTATCCAAG AAAACCGATTTAGATAATACTTCTGATTTTCCGGCTATTATTCTTGAGGAAGGCGAAATTAATAAGTACAACGATCACCCTGTAAAAATTAGACAAATGAGCAGTCTTTTTAATCCTAAAGATGAAAAGAATAGCAAATTAACAGAGGGCGATGTAAAAAGACATCGAGAGAAACAcgtaaagaaaataattgctTCAAAACCTGTGGTTAAA gtTAATCCATTAACTGAAGAAGAAAAAGCAGATCTTGAAAACTTACGAACTGATATCGGGGAAGGAATAACAAATTTAGATAATATACACGATTCCAATTTGCATCTTTTAACATCGACTTTGGATAAATCGAATCAGGAAACTAACGAACGAATTTCTAGTGGAACTAAATTGAACGATCGAATCATCACCGACGATTCATCGTCAATATCTAAGGATCTTGCGCAACATCTTACTGAAGAAAGTCATCCGACAACTCAACTCACGATAAATGATAAACCACCTGTCAAGGAACAACCACTTTCGAATGTTTCGTCCAATGTTCAAAAAACAACCCATTCATCAAAAACGTTACCGACACCAGAAGAAGGACGAACAGAGAATCGATCTAGGAAATTCGAAGTGAAGATGATAATATGA
- the LOC117158957 gene encoding mediator of RNA polymerase II transcription subunit 30 isoform X2: MAGQQHPFPSGFPSVQQSAMRTQFGGGQMVSGLMGPQQGMVNPQQFGVGVGVGVGVGVGGVGANTMGMPSAQQVLAQQQQQQQSVAMQQQVQQMQQQQLQLQQQQQAAMVQQSNQASNQATTPQTPVPPTQPPPQQQQQNKEFNTASLCRFGQETVQDIVSRSLEIFQTLRVLQPPNGMAQGANLANEKKNKVQDQLRTLKLLFRRLRVIYEKCNENCQLQGMEYTHIESLIPLKEEWDMKSDEKKTSEAYRLACEESKEIMEQVVLKNRHLKEIIDHLRRIISEINTMLNMRRS; the protein is encoded by the exons ATGGCTGGCCAGCAACATCCATTCCCATCTGGGTTCCCTAGTGTACAACAATCTGCAATGAGAACGCAGTTTGGTGGAGGACAGATGGTATCTGGCTTAATGGGGCCACAACAAG GTATGGTAAATCCACAACAATTTGGAGTTGGTGTAGGAGTCGGAGTCGGAGTTGGTGTAGGTGGAGTAGGCGCCAATACTATGGGTATGCCCAGTGCTCAACAAGTATTGgcacaacagcaacaacaacagcagtcAGTTGCAATGCAACAACAAGTACAACAGATGCAACAGCAACAATTGCAAttacaacaacagcaacaagcTGCGATGGTACAACAGAGTAATCAAGCAAGCAACCAAGCTACAACACCACAAACTCCTGTTCCACCTACGCAACCACCAcctcaacaacaacaacaaaataAAGAATTTAACACTGCTAGTTTATGCAGATTTGGTCAAGAAACTGTACAAGACATTGTTAGTCGCAGCCTGGAAATCTTCCAAACATTAAGAGTTCTTCAACCCCCAAATG GCATGGCACAAGGTGCAAATTTAGCTaatgaaaaaaagaataaagtacAAGATCAATTAAGGAcacttaaattattatttagacGTTTGAGAGTAATTTATGAAAAATGCAATGAAAACTGTCAACTTCAAGGTATGGAATATACGCATATAGAAAGTCTAATTCCTTTAAAAGAAGAATGGGATATGAAATCCGATGAGAAAAAGACTTCTGAAGCCTACAGACTTGCTTGTGAGGAAAGCAAGGAAATCATGGAA caagTGGTATTAAAAAATAGACATCTCAAGGAAATCATTGATCACTTAAGACGTATTATTTCGGAAATAAATACAATGTTAAATATGCGTCGTTCGtga
- the LOC117158927 gene encoding uncharacterized protein LOC117158927 codes for MNFSIFVLLTVFINCGRIRYRVTATTENLEVIHRSLRATTTDSDNIQMPEKEISRMDTSSKQNSVTLQGLEKIANMKIDSSNRKSKILRSLAFLAGLSVGGLAGAASSDVKTYTKLPPLSVNVGASRISPQVAAIYNPYPYVSYPYILATPFGIYPLWDLLRSQSINGIQNNFQPLTQNPQILNLFDNKPTDLLNNSDEYVEEAQKIENIKNPNDTEDTDKSVESQVEGDRNAEEKIQSSSAIACIMRKGVNTKQGNLVKGIVKENADSSLMTSNLQTVNKTMVPTNTASRNTTQISMTINTTQNSTVNNSQTNPPFYGYYEGYPQDINQIDFTTESYEHKYHDYEHTNYNLPSYDKPVNFYSDNRYSYYSVPPVDSYPSSQFHQDPEYPPNDYKRFFYTSDNTPPFTNTDFRPVA; via the exons ATGAATTTCTCGATCTTTGTGCTTTTAACTGTATTTATTAACTGCGGTA GAATACGTTACAGAGTTACAGCAACGACAGAAAATTTAGAAGTAATCCATAGATCATTAAGAGCAACAACTACAGATAGTGATAACATCCAGATGCCAGAGAAAGAAATTTCTCGGATGGATACGTCTTCGAAACAAAACTCGGTTACATTACAAGGCTTAGAGAAAATTGCGAATATGAAGATCGACTCTTCGAACAGGAAATCTAAAATTTTAAGAAGCTTGGCTTTTCTAGCTGGTTTAAGTGTTGGTGGTTTAGCAGGTGCAGCGTCGTCCGATGTAAAAACCTACACCAAATTGCCACCGTTGAGTGTGAATGTTGGTGCTTCTCGAATTTCACCTCAAGTTGCTGCAATTTATAATCCTTATCCTTACGTGTCGTATCCTTATATATTAGCCACTCCTTTCGGAATTTATCCTTTATGGGACCTACTACGGTCACAGTCAATTAATGGGATACAAAACAATTTTCAACCATTAACACAAAATCCGCAAATATTGAACTTGTTCGATAACAAACCAACTGATCTGCTAAATAATAGTGACGAATATGTAGAGGAAGCTCAGAAAATTGAAAACATCAAAAATCCGAACGACACTGAAGATACTGACAAGAGTGTAGAGTCCCAAGTGGAGGGCGATCGGAACGCGGAAGAGAAG ATACAATCATCTTCTGCTATTGCGTGCATTATGCGAAAAGGAGTTAATACGAAACAAGGCAATTTGGTGAAAGGTATTGTCAAAGAAAATGCTGATAGTTCGTTAATGACATCGAATCTACAAACTGTAAATAAAACAATGGTTCCTACCAACACAGCTAGTAGAAATACGACTCAAATTTCAATGACAATCAATACTACACAAAATTCAACAGTGAATAACAGCCAAACAAATCCACCTTTTTATGGCTATTATGAAGGATATCCACAAGACATAAACCAAATCGATTTTACTACGGAATCGTACGAACATAAATATCACGATTACGAACATACTAATTACAATTTACCTTCTTATGACAAACCTGTGAATTTTTATTCAGATAACAGATATAGCTATTATTCCGTACCACCTGTTGATTCTTATCCATCGAGTCAGTTTCATCAGGATCCCGAATATCCGCCTAACGACTATAAACGATTTTTCTATACATCAGATAATACACCACCATTTACCAATACTGATTTCAGACCTGTAGCCTAG
- the LOC117158987 gene encoding gem-associated protein 7 produces MFHYCQILYRKLRHRRSLLLRINEFSDEMTGSVEDSTHLNDNINVEFATPEKQEARAFLRERFLRVITGIVGKQAEFYLYENTQVSAQFRGCDVDCLEVFVRNLETPLGTIPEAVLRASDIIYLNIHDINKE; encoded by the exons ATGTTCCATTATTGTCAGATTTTGTACAGAAAG CTCCGCCATAGAAGAAGTCTACTTTTACGAATCAACGAATTTTCAGACGAAATGACTGGTTCAGTTGAAGATAGTACACATTTGAATGACAATATAAACGTGGAATTTGCGACTCCTGAAAAGCAAGAAGCACGTGCATTTTTGCGCGAACGATTTCTTCGTGTAATTACTGGAATTGTTG gtAAACAAGCAGAATTTTATCTGTATGAAAATACACAGGTTTCTGCTCAATTTAGAGGTTGTGATGTGGATTGTTTAGAAGTGTTTGTACGGAACTTGGAAACACCATTAGGCACAATTCCAGAAGCTGTTTTAAGAGCAAGTGACATTATTTATCTAAATATCCATGATATTAATAAAGAATAG